In the genome of Dermacentor andersoni chromosome 3, qqDerAnde1_hic_scaffold, whole genome shotgun sequence, one region contains:
- the LOC129383027 gene encoding uncharacterized protein, with amino-acid sequence MQQCKRKAAVFLSKTPIDIDARLCCCRQTEVPENLRRRIVDWLWFELSQYTLYPGRLYDTAARELVQRYPQLRDGFGDGHMSWQTALRYKGKNTRKKLPAGIKEVDELREKVKRRKALITCEEDSNTKTAKVHVRKSSFWNGAFNEGEDEKSTEAHIEIMKKEMRVAGGNADKIRESMHKTFRKRRTFIEVEKPAVTDLLQIYPALSLERELLNEFHRLTGVNAKERINAFVEKYGQRILALAPKKKRPLEEDPDDAYYYTVSVLMSLPRLAKEDPSAIIAQLVPGESHMYPKILHSAEHPATSSALLVSFETLQLTAVDVVDGFALLLAVFWAFNVQYTSKGRRTCLLLEALMGLEPTAVAPSIVQVATSVMREAS; translated from the exons ATGCAACAGTGCAAAAGGAAGGCTGCAGTTTTCCTTTCCAAGACACCCATTGATATAGATGCTCGTCTGTGCTGCTGCAGACAGACAGAGGTCCCAGAGAATCTCCGACGAAGAATAGTTGATTGGTTATGGTTTGAACTCTCTCAGTACACATT GTACCCTGGCCGTCTGTATGATACAGCTGCGAGGGAGCTTGTTCAGCGCTATCCTCAGCTAAGAGATGGCTTTGGTGATGGACAT ATGTCATGGCAGACAGCATTAAGGTACAAGGGAAAAAACACGCGCAAGAAATTGCCTGCAGGCATTAAAGAAGTGGATGAGCTGCGGGAAAAAGTGAAAAGGCGCAAAGCTTTAATCACGTGCGAGGAAGACAGCAATACTAAAACGGCCAAGGTCCATGTAAGAAAG TCTTCTTTCTGGAACGGTGCTTTCAATGAAGGGGAAGACGAGAAGAGCACTGAAGCACATATTGAAATAATGAAGAAGGAGATGCGCGTGGCCGGTGGGAATGCAGACAAGATCCGGGAGTCTATGCATAAGACTTTTCGCAAGCGTAGGACTTTCATAGAAGTGGAAAAGCCAGCCGTCACAGATTTGCTCCAGATATACCCAGCCTTGAGTCTTGAAAGAGAG cttCTGAACGAGTTCCATCGGCTGACAGGGGtgaatgcaaaagaaagaataaatgcgTTTGTGGAGAAATATGGGCAGAGAATCTTGGCACTGGCACCCAAGAAAAAACGCCCACTGGAAGAAGACCCGGACGACGCTT attactaTACTGTGTCTGTGCTGATGTCCCTGCCTCGTTTGGCCAAGGAAGACCCCAGTGCCATTATTGCACAGCTG GTGCCTGGGGAAAGCCACATGTACCCGAAGATTTTACACTCTGCAGAGCACCCGGCGACGTCCTCAGCTCTTCTTGTTTCATTTGAGACATTGCAGCTCACAGCTGTGGACGTGGTAGATGGGTTTGCCTTGCTTTTGGCAGTGTTCTGGGCTTTTAATGTCCAGTACACTTCAAAGGGAAGGCGAACTTGTCTTCTGTTGGAGGCCCTGATGGGCCTTGAACCCACCGCTGTTGCACCTAGCATCGTGCAGGTAGCAACATCAGTTATGCGGGAAGCTAGTTAA